In the Persephonella hydrogeniphila genome, one interval contains:
- the leuC gene encoding 3-isopropylmalate dehydratase large subunit translates to MGMTLTEKILAEHAGRDFVEAGELVTVKVDLAIANDITAPLAIKQLEKYGIDRVHDPDKIALVMDHFFPPKDILSAQQIKISRDFAKKMGIKNYFEGQDSGVMHTILPEKGFIVPGDLVMGADSHTCTYGALGAFSTGVGSTDIAYIFATGETWLKVPETMKFTFYGKRQKWVGGKDFVLTVIGEIGVDGALYRAMEYHGEAIKELPVEERLTITNMAIEAGGKNAIMEADEKVLEWLKDKTDRPLRMIKADKDAKYCCEYEFDASKIEPVVAAPNLPSNVKPVSEVAGKPINQVFIGSCTNGRITDLRIAAQILKGRKVHPDVRCIVIPASDRTYKQALHEGILEILADAGCLISTSTCGPCLGGHMGILAEGEVCVSTSNRNFTGRMGHPNSEVYLAGPAVAAASAVLGRIAHPEEVMGTKAEVTV, encoded by the coding sequence ATGGGAATGACACTTACAGAAAAAATACTTGCAGAACATGCAGGAAGAGATTTTGTAGAGGCTGGAGAACTGGTCACTGTGAAGGTAGATCTGGCAATAGCCAATGATATAACAGCACCTCTCGCGATTAAACAGTTAGAAAAATATGGAATAGATAGGGTGCATGATCCTGATAAAATAGCCCTGGTTATGGATCACTTTTTTCCTCCAAAAGATATTTTATCTGCTCAACAGATAAAAATATCCAGAGATTTCGCAAAAAAAATGGGAATAAAGAACTACTTTGAAGGTCAAGACTCGGGAGTTATGCATACAATTCTTCCGGAGAAGGGATTTATCGTTCCGGGAGATCTTGTAATGGGAGCTGATTCCCATACATGTACTTATGGAGCCCTCGGTGCATTTTCAACTGGTGTAGGTTCAACAGATATAGCCTATATATTTGCAACAGGTGAGACATGGCTGAAAGTTCCTGAAACAATGAAGTTTACATTTTACGGAAAAAGACAGAAATGGGTTGGAGGTAAAGATTTCGTACTGACCGTAATTGGAGAGATTGGAGTTGATGGAGCTCTCTACAGAGCCATGGAATATCACGGAGAAGCGATTAAAGAACTACCTGTAGAAGAAAGACTTACCATAACAAACATGGCTATAGAAGCCGGTGGAAAAAATGCAATAATGGAAGCAGATGAGAAAGTTCTTGAATGGTTGAAGGATAAAACAGACAGACCTTTAAGAATGATAAAAGCCGATAAAGACGCAAAATACTGCTGTGAGTATGAGTTTGATGCATCAAAGATAGAACCTGTTGTTGCAGCTCCTAATCTCCCTTCCAATGTGAAACCTGTATCTGAAGTTGCAGGAAAGCCTATAAATCAGGTTTTTATAGGTTCCTGTACAAACGGAAGAATAACAGATCTGAGAATAGCTGCACAGATCCTTAAAGGAAGAAAAGTACATCCTGATGTCAGATGTATTGTTATACCTGCTTCCGATAGAACTTATAAGCAGGCTCTCCACGAGGGAATTCTTGAGATACTTGCAGACGCTGGATGTTTGATAAGCACGTCGACATGTGGTCCATGTCTCGGTGGACATATGGGAATTCTTGCTGAAGGAGAAGTGTGTGTATCTACATCAAACAGAAACTTCACAGGAAGAATGGGACATCCTAACAGTGAAGTATATTTGGCAGGACCAGCTGTTGCCGCT
- a CDS encoding response regulator — MSLIYVVEDDEDINDLLVYNLKKENFQVKPFLNSVQALKEIQKNPPDLILLDIMLPDMDGLELCKKIRSNRETEHIPIIMITAKSTEIDKIVGLELGADDYITKPFSIKEVVARIRAILRRSKGVKNPGRIKIKGIEVFPEKFEIKVDGEPVNLTSKEFKLFMLLLSSENRVLSREEILAKVWEGEFDVYDRTVDVHIKKLRDKLAPYGNLIETVRGIGYRLKTD; from the coding sequence ATGAGCCTCATTTATGTTGTTGAAGATGACGAAGATATCAATGATCTCCTTGTTTACAATCTGAAAAAAGAAAATTTTCAGGTAAAACCTTTTTTGAACAGTGTACAGGCTTTAAAAGAGATCCAGAAAAACCCGCCAGACTTGATTCTACTTGATATAATGCTTCCAGATATGGATGGTCTCGAGCTGTGTAAGAAAATCAGGTCTAATCGGGAAACAGAACATATACCGATAATTATGATAACGGCAAAAAGTACAGAGATTGACAAAATAGTTGGTCTTGAACTTGGTGCAGATGATTATATAACAAAGCCTTTTTCGATAAAGGAAGTTGTTGCAAGGATAAGGGCTATTTTAAGAAGATCAAAGGGAGTTAAAAATCCTGGAAGAATAAAGATAAAAGGGATAGAGGTTTTCCCTGAAAAATTTGAGATAAAAGTGGATGGGGAACCGGTAAATCTAACTTCTAAGGAATTTAAACTTTTTATGCTTTTACTGAGCTCTGAAAATAGAGTTTTAAGTAGAGAAGAAATACTTGCTAAAGTATGGGAAGGAGAGTTTGATGTTTATGACAGAACTGTTGATGTTCATATAAAAAAACTAAGGGATAAGCTGGCACCCTACGGAAATCTTATAGAAACAGTAAGAGGAATAGGGTACAGATTGAAAACAGATTAA